Below is a genomic region from Candidatus Micrarchaeum acidiphilum ARMAN-2.
TGCGCAGGACATAGTCTCGTTCATGAAGAGCCTCAGCATAGAGGACATGCTGATATCCAGGATCATGCAGTCTACGGGCGGTATGAATGGCTAACACCGAGACCTTTACACTGACTAGACCTGAGCTAAGGAGGCTCCTCATAGCCTACAACGTAGACGAAAAGAACATAGAAAAGCTTTTTGCCGAGATGGAGAAAGCGCACAGGCACATAAACATAGTGTCATTCATAGGCATGCTGGAAAAGACGAACCTGGGCAGGTCGGCGATAAGCCACATAATGCGCAGGTTCGGGATGGACGACGTGGCCATAAAGAACGCATTCGAAATGGTCGACGAGCAGAGGGTGATGGCGGAGTCCGGAAGGCTTTATTCCGCGTCAGTCGACTTCGGCCAGTAAAAGTTGGTAAAATGCAGAAAGAAGATAGGTGCATACTGTGCGGCGCCGCAAAACCCGGCCTGGCAGTAAGGGAGGACTTTGTCATAGGCTCCATACGGTGGTTCAAGAGGAACGTGGCGCACAACGAGAAGGGTTATTCGCTTGTGGTGTGCAGGGAATGTTATCCGAAATATAAGAAGGCTCTGGCTTCGTACAGGCGAAAGCAGGTCGCATACGTGGCAATCGGCATAATATTCATGGCGCTGCTGATAGTGCTTTCGCAGGATAAATTCCTTGCCGCGCTGTCAGGCATAGCCATAGTAGCTTTCATGTACCTGCTCTCGCTGCTCAGCTACATGCCATCGGTTTCAATACCTGAGAGTGCACATGTTGCCGCAACCGAAAATGTCAAAAAGCGCACTCGGCACCGCAAAGGCGGGTCCAGGCGCTAATGTGCCAAATCCATACAACAGAATGATTTTAATTGATTCGTAGTAATAATATACATGTCAAGTGGTGCAATGGCTGAAGATACCGGCATAGTAGAACCAAAGGCCGCAGGATTTATAATCAAGGGCAGGCTCGCGGGCAGTTTCTCCGCAATAGCAAGCAGGCTTTCCACGCTGCAGATGTTCTCAATAAAGGTAAACCCGGACAGCGTTGTAATGCTTACTGTGGAGAGCAGGGACATGCAGAAGAATCCCTTCCTATTCTTCATATTCACATTCAAGGCGGACGAGATAGAGGTAAGGTACACAATACCCCTAGATTCGAGCGAGAAAATGCGCAAGCTCTACATAATAAAGAACCTGCTGAGCGTCCTTTCCCTGATAGCGGATCTGTACCAGCCGGACCAGTCTGCTCTTTACCAGCTTACCGATTCGATAATAGATGACGTGCTCAATTCCCTTTCGCAGAGCTACAGCTCTCTTTTCAACAGCTACGATTCCCTATTCAACGAATACAGGGAGCTCAAGAGGCTCAACATAGAATTGTCGAACTCGAACAAAAGCCTTACCGCGCAGGCCACGCAGCTCGCAAGCGAGAACAACGAGCTGAAGGCTAGGCTGGACGCGCTGGAAAAGTATTCTGACGAAGCGCTCATGGTGATGGTGGAGGACTGGCTCGAGGCGCACAGCAACACTATAGACATATCTGAATTCGCACGGACCTACAAGCTTACCATACCGAGGATAGAGCAGCTGCTCAACAAGATGGTTACGCTGGGCTATGTGGAGCTTAAGGGATAGAGATGCAGCAGACACGCTACGTGATGAGGATAAACAAGCGTCTCAGGTACATACGCGTATACAACATTGTAAAGAAGGTAAGCAACAGGCAAAATCCCTTAACAAAGATATTCATGAAGGTGTTCGGCGGAAAGAAGGGCGACAATGAGGAATCATAGGTATTAAAACGGTAATGCGGAGTGGCTAAAGCAAAAAAACTGGCGATAATCGCAGTGATAGCGGTCGTGGTTCTTGTAGTCATATTTGCGCTTATCGGAGAATACCTGAAAAGCGCCTACAGCTCCATTCCAACGCCAACTGGCGTAAAAGCTCCGCCAACATCGCTGTATTCCGGCCTGGTCTCGCAGCAGCTTCTATTCTACAGCAACGGCCAGTACATCGTGCCGTACGCACTTATGTCGTTCCTTTCGTCGAATTCCCCGGAAGTATACTTCAATGCCAGCTTGCTCTCAGTGCCTCCACCGTCAGGAATCTACATGCTGAACTATTCAAGCTGCTATGACTGCGGCAATCTGGCTGCGTTCGAAGGCGACCTCGGAGGCTACCTTGAGAAGTACAACATAAGCGGCTACAACAACATATCTCTCGTATCGCAGCGGGGACTTCTAAGCATAAAGAACAATTCAATACTTATCATACCAACAGGCATCATGCCCGCATTCATGCTCGGCAATGTAAACGGCACAAACGCAACCTATGTGCAGGCCCTTCTTAACAAAGGCGTGAGCATAATATACATAGGCCAATCATTCTCAAGCCTGCTGCTGCCGAACGGGATAGTGATACCAAATTCCAACATACCTCCGTTCCTGATCACAAGCTCGGCTTCGCCGAGCAACAACTCCGCGGGATTCCACTTTACCAACCAGACCTTCGCATTCGATGCAGGCAGCAGATACGGATCAATATCCTACGAGAACGAATACAACGGCTCTGTAGTCGCGTTTTCCAACTACCTTAATACATGGCCATCCGAGTCAGACGCCGCATACGACGTAGCTAGGGCGGTGGCAGAAGGCTTCTGGCTTCCAAAGTACCTCAGCGCCTCATATAGCACTGCTGCAAATCCCTACACCAGCACTTCCGGGAGGGCCGGCCTCATATTCAACAGCTCGACAGTAACTTTCAGTCAGGCAAACATCAACAAGCTAAACAGCGGTGCGCTAAGGATCGTAGTGTACAACAGCAAAAATTATTCCGTATCAAACAACAGCAGGTACCTCTACCTTACATATACGCCAGACTATGCAATAAACGGCACGCTGTCGATACCTACGAGCATATCGCCCGGAAGCTCGTTCGAAGCCGCAATAGTTATATTTACGCACTCGGCTGTGCCAATAGGCGTGCAGCCGCATATAACAATATATAACACTACGACGCACTCTGCAGTAAGCACGATAGAGCTCAAATATGCAAACGTAGCCGGAAACTTTTCGTTTCTGCAGTTCCTGAGGCCAGACATAGGGCCGGGAGACTATATAGCGGAGGTGCAAAGCTTCTCAGGCACACCTTATTCGTCAGCACTGTTTTCTGTCCCGCCAATAAACATAGCTCTTACGCACTCAAACTTCACAAACAACAATTACCTATTCAGCCTGACCAGCCAAGGCGCACCTCTCTCCGGCATACCATATACCATATACCTGAACGGAATATACCCGGAGAACGGCACAATACAGAACGGCACAATATCATACTCACTTCCGCGCGGCACACAGCAGTTCTACGGCAATCTGAATTTCAGGATCGCAATGCTCTCGACCAATTTCACATACACTGCAGTGCATCCTTCACCCACCATATCAATACCGTCTGAATACGTTGAAATAGCAGTAGTTGCAATAATCGTGCTGCTTCTTGTAACGCTGGTGCGCGCGCCAAACAGGGACGAGTTCTACATAGACGTGCCAAACCTGCCTAAGCATCCTTCCACCCCGATAAAGATAAAGGAGAACGAGGTCCTGCTGGCATTCGACAAGCTCAACTCATACTACCACTGGAGATACATGCCGCTGTCCAAGAACGAAGTCAAGCTTGCAATATCCAGCAACATACGCGTAAACAGCATGCCGGTAAACCTGACGCTCAGCAATGTCGAGGTAATACTTGATGAATTGGTATCCCACGGCGACATAGTAGAGATGAACGAGTTCTACGCCCCGAAATACTGGATAACACAGAGCGGCCATGACATAGAATACCTCACTGTGTTTAAGCTGCTCAGGCTTTTCATGATATCGCACGCGTTTGTGTTTACCGACTTGGATTCCAGCCCGGTAGCAGATATGGTCGTGGCCCTGCAGGGAGAGAAGCGCTACATAGTCATATACTCGCAGACCAGCAAGTTCAAGAACGTGCCGGTCTACGCCAATTCGAAGACATACGTAGCTTTCATAAACGCGGACAGGCTCGGCGAATTCAGGGACAGGCTATACAGCACGCCTTCTCCCGGAAACGAGCAGTTCAAGCTCTATCTGGCTTCAGGCATGATAAAGCTAGTCGACGCCAACAATCCGGACGAGATACTTTCCTAGGCTATTGTCCCTCGCCTGAATCATCCTGCGCGCCCGCAGCTTCTCCTTCCTCTGGAGTTTCACTGCCTTTGTCATTGAGTATATCCTTGTAATGGGAGGACACCAGCGCAGCAAGCTCAGACTCGATCTTGCCCTGGTCCTCGCCTGTCAATGCGCTCACGTCTTTTGAAAGCTGCTTTGTGTACCTCATTATCGTCTTGTACTTGCCGGCCTCTGTCCCTATCCTCTCCTTGCCCCTGATATATCTCTGTATGCCCCTGCCAGCGTCCATAAGTGCAAGCTTTATCTCCTCTATTATCTCGTCCTCCTGGGCTATTGATTCCTTGCCTACGCCAGAATACGGTATGTGAACTGAAGAAACGTTTACGAATACGCTGACGGGCTGGGTATCAAGGTCGATGCCATACCTCTTCCACTGTATGCTTCTGGCCGCCACGGTTATGGCGCATCCGCCGCTGTCGAAAAGCAGCGGCACCCTGTTGGCGAACCTGAGTATATTGCCCTCGTATGCGTCTTCCGCAACCTTTTTCCCGGAGTTCCCTCCGTAGGCCAGTGCCGCCTCAACAACGAAAGGCACACCTCCAGCAAATATTCCAGGCTTCCTCTCTACAACATACATGTATTCCGGGTTAAGTATATTCTTAAGGGCGGTCTTTACCTGCTGCTCGCCTATTGCGCTTATCGAAGAGGAGTCCGGCGCAATCCACTTGATCGCCTTGAAAGCCTTGACAAGAGCCTTCGCGTCATCCCACTTCAGCAGCCTTGGCGCCATTTCCAAAGCCTCAGCCCCTACGATTTTTCTTATTTCGTCTATCTTACCCTGCGATACGCGGGAAAGGCTTTCCATCAAAAACGCGGAAACCTTTCTGGATTCGCTTATCTGCGCCAGCTCCAGGATGTCGTTCACAGACACGCCCAGAGGATGCGGCTTTACCGGCACGGGCCTTTTCGGTATGATGTCGGTTGCCCTCATTAACAAATTTGTCTTTCCGTTCGGGTCTATAAATTCTATCTGCGCATGCGGATTGGCGAGCGCGGTCCTTTTCAAGTACTCATAAACACCGTGATCGCTGTTTTCGTACTTCACGGACCCGAATTCTCCCTGCACTTCAAGCCCCCGTGGGACCTCGGCATTTGCTACCTCTGTAACAACCGGCTTGTTTGTCATAGTGTCGATGTAAACCTTGCACGAATACCCGTCGTCGTCCCCGGTAGAGGACCTCACGATTACAGGCTTGCCCGTGGTTATCTGTGAAAACATCGTGCATCCCGCCGCGCCTATGCCCTGCTGGCCGCGCTGCTGCATGTATCTGTGGAACTTTGTGCCGGCCAGTATAGTAGCCAGGGCCTTTCCAACAAATTTCTTTGGGATGCCAGGGCCATTGTCCCGCACCCTTACTAAGTACCTGTCCTCCTCAACAGGCCTGACCTCCACGCTTATATCTGGCAGTATGCCGGCTTCCTCACAGGCGTCCAGAGAGTTTGTCACGTACTCGTGCACGACCGTGACAAGCGAATGTACAAGACCAGAATAGCCCAGCATCTGCTTGTTCTTCTTGAAAAACTCAGCTATCGAATGCTCCTTGAATTCCTTGAATATCACACTTGCTGAATTGGTTTCTGTCATGCCTCCTCAACCCCTTCCCTGCGCCTTTCCCTATTCTTCCTGTGCGCAGCCTCCATCTTATTATATGCCAGCCTGTGGGATCTTCCGTCTATTATGGCATTGGCCGCAGTTTCAGCCTCTTCGATGCAATCGCTCTTTCCTATAAAACTTATTGTATCTCCAAATATGCTTACCTTTGCTGAGCTAACAACCTCTATGTACCTCTTAGTGCGCCCGTTTGTGCCTATCAACCTGGCCCTTATCTCCCTTATCCTGTTCTTGTTCCTTGTGAACTCGCTTATGTCTATAGATGAGAAGTAATAGTCAGGATGTGTAAGCTTGGCAGCAACATCAATGCCGAACCCTCTGCCGAAAGCGTAGATTACGTTCTTGGCAGTATACTCCTCAAATGCCCCATCCCCTTCTATTATGATCTCGTTTGCGCCCCTAAACTTAAGTTTACAGCTGCACAATTTCTCCAGTTTCCTTATGCCCTTTTTATCCGCCTTAAGCAAAGCTGCTCTTTCGGCAGGTATATAAACTTCATCCATAGAAACACCGGTTGCAAGTCGTAACACAATTATATTAATCATAACTAAATAATTATTTGTCAAATTTCCTTTATAGTAAGGGAAATTCATAACCGCAGGCACACCCTGCAATAAATTGTGGTTCTATGTTGGCTGTCATACTTGCAGGCGGGTTTGGAAAAAGGCTTATGCCTTTTACCTCAAGCACTCCTAAGGCCCTACTGAAAATAGACGGTAAAAGTATACTAGATCGGCAGATTGAGTGGCTGTCAGGCTGCGGAGTCTCAAACTTCGTTGTTTCTGCAGGATATCTCTACGAAAAGTTTGAAAACCATCTAAAGAGCATGGATAACGCGACCGTAATTGCAGAACCGGAACCTCTTGGAACTGCAGGCGCACTAAAATTCACCTCAAAGCTAATAAATAAAGAGGAACGCTTCTTTGTTGTAAATGGCGACGTCTTATCAGAAATAAGTCCGAATGACCTATCCCTTGGCAACAGGCACATAGCATCAATGGCATTGGTGCCACTGAGAAGCACATACGGGGTGGTTGCCATAAGAGATGGCGAAGTTACTGGCTTCAGGGAAAAGCCGGTCCTTGAAGGGTATTGGCTGAATGCCGGCATATACCTGATGTCCAGGGAAGTCCTTGCCATGCTTCCAGACAAAGGCGACCTAAGCAAGGACGTGTTTCCGATGCTTGCTTCAAAAGGGTTGCTGGGCTGCAGCACATTTACCGGCAAGTACTGGACATCAATAGACAGCATAAAGGACCTTGAGGAGGCCGAAAAAGACCTAAAACTCGGCAGTCATGGGAATGCACCGCAGCAATGAGCATTTTTTGAACTTGACTACACTTTTGCATAGCTAAGCTTTAAAAGCTTTCTAAAATGTTTAAAGATATAAGGGTGCACTTATGGACGATATAAAATTGATGAACGCAGCTTCAATGCAGAATGAGGTCCAGATAGAAATAGAGAAAGGCATGGAAGTCAGCGAGGAAGCAGACCAAAATCTTATAGTAAACATAAACAACGTTAGGCCTGAGACCAGCTATGGGGAATCTGAAACTTATGATCCACTTCTGGCTCCGTATCACCGCAGCATAGAAGAAATAGAGAAAATGCCAACCATAGAGCAGACAAAGACCGTATGTCCCGAATGCAAGCTGATCGTAGACGGTACAATATACCGCGACGGCGACAATGTAATGATAAGGAAGCACTGCCCCGAGCACGGCTGGACCATAGAGAAATACTGGGAAGACTATGACATGTACATGAAGATGCGCAGGTACAATTACTATGGAAGGGGCTTCGACAACCCTAACTATATAAACGAGAACAAGGGTGCAAACTGCCCGTTCGACTGCGGAATGTGCGAGAGGCACAAATCCCACACAGGACTCGCAAACGTCGTGGTAACAAACCGTTGCCACCTGAGTTGCTGGTACTGCTTCTTCTATGCGAAGGAGGGCGAGGCAATATACGAGCCCAGCATAGCAGAGCTTGACAAGATATTCTACAACCTAAGGAACCAGAAGCCGATACCGGCAAATGCCCTGCAGATAACCGGAGGGGAGCCAACAATGCATCCCAAGATAGTTGAAATAATAGAGCATGCCAAAAAGGCGGGCTTCGACCAGATACAGCTCAACACAACAGGGATAAACCTTGCGCTTAATCCTAGCCTGGCAATGAAGCTCAGGCATGCCGGAGTAAGCACCCTTTACATGAGCTACGACGGAGTGTCCAAGAGGGCGAACCCCAAAAACCACTGGGAAGTTCCAAAGACCCTAGAAGTGGCCAGAAAGGCAAACATAGGCATAGTGCTGGTGCCAACCGTGATAAGGACGGTAAACGACCACGAGCTCGGCGCAATGATAAACTTCGCGCTGAATAATTCCGACATAGTAAGGGCAGTCAACTTCCAGCCAGTGTCGCTGGTAGGGAGGATGCCATCCAGGCTCAGGGAAAAGCAGCGCATATCAATACCTGGAGCCATAAAGCTAATAGAGGAGCAGACCAACGGCGTAATATCAAAATCCGACTGGTTTTCAGTGCCGTACATAGGCGGGATAAACAAGTTCCTCGAAGCCCTGACAGGAGAGTACAAGTACGACATGTCCATACACTTTGCATGCGGCGCCGGAACATACATATTCCTGGACAGCGACAACAAGATAATCCCAATTACCAGGTTCGTAGATGCGGCAGGCATGGTGGAATACCTGCAGCGCGCAGTCGACGAAATGGAAGGCAAGGGAAGGCTAGAAAGGAAGGCCATAGCAGTAAAGACCCTGGTAGGTTTCAGGAAATTCATAGACAAGTCAAAGCAGCCCAAGTCGATAAACTTCTCGAAGCTGCTACTGTCCCTGTTTACCAAGCACGATTTCGCAACCATGGGCAAATTCCAGATGAAATCTGTATTCATAGGAATGATGCATTTCCAGGACGAATACACCTACGACATACACAGGGTAGAAAAGTGCGACATACACTACGCAATGCCGGACGGAGAAGTCCTGCCGTTCTGCACATTCAACGTATTCCCGGAGGTTTACCGCGATAAGGTGCAGAAGCAGTACAGCATACCCTCCAGGGAATGGCAGCAGACGCACAACGAATGGACATATGCGAAGGACAAATACACCAGGAACATAAAGGAGCTTGAAGCCAGCGAGGAATACAGGAAGACATACGGCAAAATGATCGACTACTTCGCGCTGCCTGTAAACGGCGGCAAGCCGGTCGCCAACTTCGCCAACGAAAAATTCAGCTGATTGCAGCGACGGTGACAAAATGGACAAGTCTTCAAAGCAGCCGCAGATGAACGAGTACCAGCAGGACCTCATAAACAATGCCAATATAGACGACGAGAAGATCCGCAAGCAGTACATAGAAGAGGACGGAAACCTGTACAGGGTGCCCTACCGGATTGTCAAGAAGGTAATCTTCACAGACGTAAGCAGGAAAGAGCTAAAGGACATACCACACGCCGCAAGGCTGCAGTACAGGCTAATGCTCAACGATGCGATACTCAAGGCAATAGTCCAGTTTTCAAAAGGGCGCATAATAATAATATACAACCCAAAATCGGCAGACAACCTCAAGGAGAAGATAAGCCTCGAAGAGATAATTGAATTCCTTGCAGGGGAAGGCGTGAACGTGCAGAAGGAAAAGGCAACAGATGAGGACTTCGACTACTACAAGGATTTCTATTCATATGCATTCAAGCCAAAGCAGATACGAGAGCATGCCCCATACGGGTACTCATTGGACGAATGGCGTAAGATGAAGCCCTCTTGGGAGGCCAGGCTTGCCGAAGGAAGGCAGAAAAGCAGGGAAAAGTTCGAGCAGTGGCAGCAGAACTATCTGGCGGACCATCCCGAGCTTGCGGCCGAGCTTGGCATAGAGATCAAGAAGCCAGAAACACAAAAATCGCCGTTCGGCTTCAGGAAGAAGAAGGGCAAGTCTGGGGAAAAGGGATTCTGGTTCCACGGAGCCTGAAAATTGCTAATTCTTCATTTTCGTTTTCGTGTTCCTAATACTCCTCATGATGTAATCCAGGTCCATCTCCAGTGCTACGACCGGCTCCTCTATTCTGAAGTTGTTAAGAACAGAAGGGTGAATCTCTCCGAGCACACCAATCTCTTCGCCGCCGCAGACCACGCTTGCGCACCTGCCAGGTATGAATGAAGGCATATCTTTCCCTGCAAGCGAATAGCCTATGCCAAGGTATCCAAGCACAGACTTTGCAATCGAAATGCATTCCGACGCGTTGGCCTTAGAGTGCTCTATTATGAGCCCCAGCCTTGTAGCCTCCAAAGGTTTTCCCTGTTCAAGGGAAAACACATGCCCTATTTCAAAAAGCCGCTGCGGCATCCTTTCATGTCCTGTAGTGCTTATGTCATGCAAAAGCCCGGGCAGCAGCGAATCACGGAGTATGCTGAAAGCCTCTGTTTTGGAATTCTTTAGCTTAACAACGCGCCTGCTGTCAAAATCTTTGCCCATCATTTCGAAGCATGTCTTTTCATTAGTAAGGTAATAATTGTACGCTTCCAGGAATCCAAAGCCAGAAAGCAGGGTTCCCAAAGCGTTTTTGAACTCCTCCAGAAGATCAGGGCTGCCGTGCCCTGCGTTTTCTACGCTGTGCGTTCCTATGCTGTCGTACCCGTAGGCTATCGCAATGTCTTCAATAACATCCTGGCTGCTGAAGCAATCGAGTCTGTAGGGCTGCACCTCTGCCATTAGGCTCTCCTTTTCTAGCTTCGCAACCGAGTAGCCCATACTTTCAAGCAGGCCAGGCAGCTCCGAATGCGCAATACTGCGGCCAAGCACAGAACTTATTGCCTTATATCCGACCTCAATGCTTTTCCTGCGCATCATGGGAAAGGTCTTGGTGGCCGATCCATGGGAAACTTCCGCAAGCCCTACTTTGGCCCCCATGTTGATAAGGGAGCACGCCAGCATGTCTGCCACAGCGTCGACGCTTTCATCAATTCCTGTTATGTCGATGAGCATGCGCTTGGTCTTGTGCGATATGCTGCTGATATTAGAGTTGATTATCGGTATAAGTGACAGGGTCTTTTCCGAATCGCGCAGGAACGGATAAGCGGTCTTGCCGTTTGAGGGCCCGGTTATGGTATATGCGTAATCCATTCCCTTCCTGTTTTTCCTGATGACTTCCTCGAACGTGCGCTCGGAGCTCTCGCCCAAAGGCACTATCTTGCCCGAATGCGATGCGTCATAGACTAGCCCGCCATCTATCTTGTCATAATCATGAAGGCCTATCGCAATCTTCTTCCTCCTCCTGCCATATGTTGATCCAAGCTTTTCGGTAAAGTCGACAAGGTACTTGAGCGCGTTTCCGGACATGTCCAGGCCCTCCGCTACCAGCGCAGCCATGTTGGGCCTTATACTGGAGACATTTTTCGTTACCCTTATGCTGGTCCTGATTCTGCTTTCTACTGCGTAGCTTTTTGACTTTGCGCCCCGGTTGGCGAATAACCTGAGCGTTTCCATGAAATTGTAAAAGTACAGGAGATCGGGCCTGTTTGGGGTGATGTCCAGGCTTACAATGTCGCTGTCGCTGCCCTTGACTTCCATACCGATTCTCTCTACCAATTCCCCAAACTCGCCTGCGCCGAAATGTTTTGCAATGTCCTTCTTGTAGAAATCTATGCCAGCCATAACTATAACCTGAAATCGGCTATCATCTTCCTCTTCCGCAGCCAGTCCACGTCATTCTTGTAAAGGTCTGTAAGCGACTCCATGCCGAGCCTGCTGAACATGAGCCTGTCCAGTCCGCCTCCCCAGGCCAGCACAGACTTATCTGTGCCGAGAGCTTCGGTTATCTCCTTCCTTATCACTCCTCCGCCGCAGAGCTCTATCCAGTCGTTGTGCTCGCTGTCGAAGTATTCAACTTCGAGCCCGGGCTCTACGAACGGAAAGTAGGAAGGCTTTATCTTTATTTTGAAGCCCCCCAGCTGGCTGTAAAAGAGCTTCAGCGTGCCTATCAATTCAGAGAGCCCCAAGTCATCGCCTATTATTATGCCGTCATACTGGTAGAGTTCGGCAAGGTGCTTGTAGTCTATGCTTTCGTTCCTGAATACCTTGCCAACATAAAAAAGTTTTGCAGGGTATGCTCCATAACCATTTCCATATTCCTTTATGTAATGCGCTGATATGCTGGTGGTGTGGGTCCTGAGCACAGCTTCTGCTGCTGTTTCAGCGCTCCATCTTCTGCCCCAGTTCTTCTTGTGCATTTCCTTTACCTTTTCCACAAGCTCCTTTTCAGGCAGGTTTATCCTTTCAGGATTCGAAAGGAAGAAAGTGTCTTGCATGTCCCTTGTCGGATGGTCCTGCGGGGAGAACAGCGCGTCAAAGTTCCAGAAAGCCGGTTCTATGATATGTCCGGAGCCCTCTGTGAAACCCATCCGCATCCATATATTCCTTATCACGTTGATGAATTCATGCACCGGGTGCAGCCTGCCAGGATAAACTTCCGGAGTTTCCGCGCCCATATCATATTTCTTGAATGCAAAATTCCTCCATGCACCACTCGATATTGCCTGCCTAGTCAACTGATCAAGCTGCGCTTTTTCGCAGCTGGGCGCCCTTTCCCTATCGTAATACCCAATACCGCTGCCTGTTATGCTTGCGCTGATCTTGGAATATTCCCTGAGCCTTATGAGCTTCCTTTTCTGGAGCGCGTCTATGGCCTCCTGGTTCTTTAAAAAGTCCTGATCGTCTATAATTTTGCGTTCTGAAAGCAGCTTAAGCACAGACCTCTGCGCATACTCCCCACCAGAGGACAGGAATTTCCGCCCTCCCGCGGTCAGCCTTGCCCTGCCTCCAGCTATGTCTATCCATCCATTCTTTTTGGCCCACATCAGTGCTATTTTGTCTGTTGAACTCCCTACCTCTATTCCATCACTGCCAAGGTTGCTGACAAGCTTCTCTTCAGGGAATTGTTCAAGGTACTCCCTGCCTTCATCAGTAACGCTGACTTCATGAAAGACTTTCTTTTCGATTTTTACAAATCCTTCATTGGCCAGCGATTCGAGTGTGCTAGATACGGAGCTGGATTCCGCGCCAATCTCCTTGCCTATCTCCTCCGAATCAGAACTGTGCTTCGCCTTTAAATAGGCAAGTATTGAGGTTTCGATTTCCAGCAATCAAAACACCTATCCTGCCACCTTTAAATAGGTGTACATTATGAGGACCAGTATCACGGCTGCTATTATTACGTAGGTAAACATTCCAAGGGCGCCATAGATGCCCTTGAAGAAGTTTATTACTTCCTCCTGTAGGCTTTCGTGCGTGTAGAATGTTAGTGTAAACTTCGAAAGCGGCTCGCCATTGTTCCAGGAAATCTTTGTCACGTTGCTGTATCCGGAAGTGAACCCCTTTGCAGGATAGTCTGGTATGGGATATACCGAGCTTATGGTGCTGGTGTTCGGAAATACGATTGTAAACGACGTATTCTGCGGAAGCACCTGTCCGCTGGCCGCGTGCTCAAAATTGAATACGTCCGGATTGAACGTGTACTTGAAAAGCCGTGGCCCGGTTTCGGTTACGCTGGTAACATTTTTTACATAATAATTCATCATAAGGTAAGTGTGCGCCCCATTATAATCCACCATCAACGGCCCGGGAAGGAACTCGAACTTGTAAACTCCAGATTTAGGGTTTATTATGTGCTCTACAAGCTCAGGCCCAACAAGCGACTGCCACGTGCTTAGTGTCAGGTTCAGGGCCAGCCTATCAGTCCTATACTGGCTTATCGACGAATTGCTGATGCTAAGGTTTAATATTTCGACAACCCTGGCGCTTGTATTGGCGTTTAGGTATACTGTAGTATTCAGATATGTAACGGTATATGAGGCGTCTGACGTCTGCGCTAAGAATGTTGCCAACATTATGGCTAACACCGCGATAA
It encodes:
- a CDS encoding transcriptional regulator, TrmB, whose amino-acid sequence is MLEIETSILAYLKAKHSSDSEEIGKEIGAESSSVSSTLESLANEGFVKIEKKVFHEVSVTDEGREYLEQFPEEKLVSNLGSDGIEVGSSTDKIALMWAKKNGWIDIAGGRARLTAGGRKFLSSGGEYAQRSVLKLLSERKIIDDQDFLKNQEAIDALQKRKLIRLREYSKISASITGSGIGYYDRERAPSCEKAQLDQLTRQAISSGAWRNFAFKKYDMGAETPEVYPGRLHPVHEFINVIRNIWMRMGFTEGSGHIIEPAFWNFDALFSPQDHPTRDMQDTFFLSNPERINLPEKELVEKVKEMHKKNWGRRWSAETAAEAVLRTHTTSISAHYIKEYGNGYGAYPAKLFYVGKVFRNESIDYKHLAELYQYDGIIIGDDLGLSELIGTLKLFYSQLGGFKIKIKPSYFPFVEPGLEVEYFDSEHNDWIELCGGGVIRKEITEALGTDKSVLAWGGGLDRLMFSRLGMESLTDLYKNDVDWLRKRKMIADFRL